In Pyxidicoccus xibeiensis, the following proteins share a genomic window:
- a CDS encoding cell envelope biogenesis protein TolA, with translation MAFPTAVNSQITDAVTSTATTPATKKPTRRRAGASRKTAKGAGTRRGATAKRTATRKTATRAKTATRAKTPARGKATSRAKKAVRAVGGARKATTRKTAAAGRTARKSPTARKGAGRTTARRGARKTSTRRTTR, from the coding sequence ATGGCATTTCCGACCGCCGTGAACTCGCAGATCACCGACGCCGTGACCTCCACCGCCACCACGCCCGCCACGAAGAAGCCCACGCGCCGCCGCGCTGGCGCCTCCCGCAAGACGGCCAAGGGTGCCGGTACCCGGCGCGGTGCCACCGCGAAGCGCACGGCCACCCGCAAGACCGCGACGCGTGCCAAGACGGCCACTCGCGCGAAGACGCCGGCTCGCGGCAAGGCCACCAGCCGCGCGAAGAAGGCCGTGCGCGCCGTCGGCGGCGCTCGCAAGGCCACCACCCGCAAGACGGCGGCGGCCGGGCGCACGGCCCGCAAGAGCCCCACCGCTCGCAAGGGCGCGGGTCGCACGACGGCGCGCCGTGGCGCCCGCAAGACGTCCACGCGGCGCACCACCCGCTAA
- the dapE gene encoding succinyl-diaminopimelate desuccinylase, whose protein sequence is MSSTDLAARLARTTLELCRIPSPITHEGPIADHVERWALQHFKRDEVFRVGHTLLLGNLKDPRPTVALIGHLDTVPAHPSDQGREPRLEGERVFGLGASDMKGGLAVMMALAEDLRRDTLPVNLAFLFYEREEGAYAESGLIPLFDKRPDLAGVKFGIAMEPTDSVVQVGCVGSMQVTVRFTGRSAHSARPWQGENAIHKAGPFLTELLGRQRVEVNVSGFPFYEVINATLAKGGRARNVIPEAFELNLNYRFAPGKSVAQAKEDVLALVAGRAEVEITDASPSGPVVAGNPLFQKLLSTTALPAASKQAWTDVARFGEWGVDAVNYGPGETAQAHQANESAPIPPLAVAYEKLAAFLKGAG, encoded by the coding sequence ATGTCTTCCACCGACCTGGCAGCCCGGCTCGCCCGTACGACGCTCGAGCTGTGCCGCATCCCCAGCCCCATCACCCACGAAGGCCCCATCGCCGACCATGTCGAGCGCTGGGCCCTTCAGCACTTCAAGCGCGACGAGGTCTTCCGCGTCGGGCACACGCTGCTGCTCGGCAACCTGAAGGACCCACGCCCCACGGTGGCGCTCATCGGCCACCTGGACACCGTGCCCGCGCACCCGAGCGACCAGGGCCGGGAGCCCCGCCTCGAGGGCGAGCGCGTCTTCGGGCTCGGCGCGTCCGACATGAAGGGCGGGCTGGCGGTGATGATGGCGCTGGCCGAGGACCTGCGCCGCGACACGCTGCCCGTCAACCTGGCGTTCCTCTTCTACGAGCGGGAGGAGGGGGCGTACGCGGAGAGCGGCCTCATCCCCCTGTTCGACAAGCGGCCGGACCTGGCGGGGGTGAAGTTCGGCATCGCCATGGAGCCCACGGACAGCGTGGTGCAGGTGGGCTGCGTCGGTTCCATGCAGGTGACGGTGCGGTTCACCGGGCGCAGCGCGCACTCGGCGCGGCCGTGGCAGGGGGAGAACGCCATCCACAAGGCGGGGCCGTTCCTGACGGAGCTGCTCGGGCGCCAGCGCGTGGAGGTCAACGTCTCGGGCTTCCCGTTCTACGAGGTCATCAACGCCACGCTGGCCAAGGGCGGCCGTGCGCGGAACGTGATTCCCGAGGCCTTCGAGCTGAACCTCAACTACCGCTTCGCGCCGGGAAAGAGCGTGGCGCAGGCGAAGGAGGACGTGCTCGCGCTGGTGGCGGGCAGGGCGGAGGTGGAGATTACCGATGCCTCGCCGAGCGGTCCGGTGGTGGCGGGCAATCCGCTGTTCCAGAAGCTGCTGTCCACCACGGCGCTGCCCGCGGCGTCGAAGCAGGCGTGGACGGACGTGGCGCGCTTCGGCGAGTGGGGCGTGGACGCGGTGAACTATGGGCCGGGCGAGACGGCGCAGGCGCACCAGGCCAACGAGAGCGCGCCCATTCCGCCGCTCGCGGTGGCGTACGAGAAGCTCGCCGCGTTCCTCAAGGGCGCGGGCTGA
- a CDS encoding tetratricopeptide repeat protein — protein sequence MSQGSSGGTASFAASTVVVMQAYDLESRFREAAELGRFALERARLLKDARGEARIHVELGRVLTRQLSRDTSLDAAEVLATHHRSRQLAEALGDPGVLAAALDAEGFHLYWDKLVKGTGEWEPIEARFVRARALAEEAKDSRGVSEALFHLGLTHQFRGNAPQAQEAYERSLAVARESADALMQSYSLRHLADLAEQRGDLDAALAGHRECLRLREQVGFRTGTVYALLALAHVLTLREPQSDEALAAIQRALRISEEQKDPTGLRESQAALGRIHAGRKDAGAALALFEKAMASAEHHQDWLTVVELLLDIARAHALQGDKARVESLVRRAHALTTERGLTAILAEVEQLGREHGIALR from the coding sequence ATGAGTCAGGGCAGCTCGGGAGGCACGGCGTCGTTCGCCGCGTCCACGGTGGTCGTCATGCAGGCGTATGACCTGGAGAGCCGCTTCCGCGAGGCGGCGGAGCTGGGGCGCTTCGCCCTCGAGCGGGCCCGGCTGCTGAAGGACGCTCGCGGCGAGGCCCGCATCCACGTCGAGCTGGGGCGTGTCCTCACCCGCCAGCTCTCCCGGGACACGTCGCTGGACGCGGCCGAGGTGCTTGCCACGCACCACCGCTCGCGCCAGCTCGCCGAGGCCCTGGGGGACCCGGGCGTGCTGGCCGCCGCGCTCGATGCCGAGGGCTTCCACCTGTACTGGGACAAGCTCGTCAAGGGCACGGGCGAGTGGGAGCCCATCGAGGCCCGCTTCGTGCGCGCCCGGGCGCTGGCCGAAGAGGCGAAGGATTCGCGCGGCGTCTCCGAGGCCCTCTTCCACCTGGGCCTCACGCACCAGTTCCGTGGCAACGCCCCCCAGGCCCAGGAGGCCTACGAGCGCTCCCTCGCGGTGGCACGGGAGTCGGCGGACGCCCTCATGCAGTCCTACAGCCTGCGGCACCTGGCCGACCTCGCGGAGCAGCGGGGAGACCTGGACGCGGCGCTCGCCGGGCACCGCGAGTGCCTGCGCCTGCGCGAGCAGGTGGGCTTCCGCACCGGCACCGTGTACGCGCTGCTTGCCCTGGCGCACGTGCTCACCCTGCGCGAGCCCCAGAGCGACGAGGCGCTCGCCGCCATTCAGCGCGCGCTGCGCATCTCCGAGGAGCAGAAGGACCCGACGGGCCTGCGCGAGTCCCAGGCGGCACTGGGCCGCATCCACGCGGGGCGCAAGGACGCTGGCGCCGCGCTGGCCCTCTTCGAGAAGGCCATGGCCAGCGCGGAGCACCACCAGGACTGGCTCACCGTGGTGGAGCTGCTGCTCGATATCGCGCGCGCGCATGCCCTCCAGGGCGACAAGGCCCGCGTGGAGTCACTGGTGCGCCGCGCGCACGCGCTGACCACCGAGCGCGGGCTGACGGCCATCCTCGCCGAGGTGGAGCAGCTCGGACGCGAGCACGGCATCGCGCTGCGCTGA
- a CDS encoding LytR/AlgR family response regulator transcription factor, which produces MTVRTLIVDDEPLARERLRTLLAPEADLHPLAECGDGQEALALIARERPALVFLDVEMPELDGFGVLAEASAAAPPVVVFVTAWPQHAVRAFDASAVDYLLKPFTVERFQRTLARVRERLAAPPGDLRQQLQHLLQELRPAVPTAERLVVKSGTQTLLVPVDAIDWVESAGNYVTLHVGREQHLLRETMAELEARLASRRFARVHRSALVNVDRIHSLSPTLSGDHRLVLRDGQELTLSRTYRARLEEVLGHPL; this is translated from the coding sequence GTGACGGTCCGCACCCTCATCGTCGACGACGAGCCCCTGGCCCGCGAGCGACTGCGCACCCTGCTGGCCCCGGAGGCGGACCTGCACCCGCTGGCGGAGTGTGGCGACGGGCAGGAGGCCCTGGCCCTCATCGCCCGCGAGCGGCCCGCGCTCGTGTTCCTCGACGTGGAGATGCCCGAGCTGGATGGCTTCGGCGTGCTCGCGGAAGCGTCCGCGGCGGCTCCGCCCGTGGTCGTCTTCGTCACCGCCTGGCCCCAGCACGCGGTGCGCGCCTTCGATGCCAGCGCGGTGGACTACCTCCTCAAGCCCTTCACCGTGGAGCGCTTCCAGCGCACCCTGGCCCGCGTCCGCGAGCGCCTGGCCGCGCCCCCGGGAGACCTGCGCCAGCAGCTCCAGCACCTGCTCCAGGAGCTGCGCCCGGCCGTCCCTACCGCCGAGCGCCTGGTGGTGAAGTCCGGCACCCAGACGCTGCTGGTGCCGGTGGACGCCATCGACTGGGTGGAGTCCGCCGGCAACTACGTCACCCTGCACGTGGGCCGCGAGCAGCACCTGCTGCGCGAGACGATGGCGGAGCTGGAGGCCCGGCTCGCCTCGCGCCGCTTCGCGCGGGTGCACCGCTCGGCCCTCGTCAACGTGGACCGCATCCACTCCCTGTCCCCCACGCTGTCCGGAGACCACCGGCTGGTGCTGCGAGACGGGCAGGAGCTGACGCTCAGCCGGACGTATCGCGCCCGGCTGGAAGAGGTGCTCGGCCACCCGCTGTAG
- a CDS encoding DEAD/DEAH box helicase: MPAELARPPSPPSQEAGGPPFDTDSALLTWLKAHGIEHVTRLSLVMLGPRIEAALVPQFRMAIAGRRLVELASAESLARWTSEAQPSPKMKDLLPRLACRFLEDERAAAEDARTAVPERLRPPEEPRTHPIHRLLMELRSRLPVGVAPRPQRWLSAEALQHDAQLPGFRLKEARCSELPVGAVAGFILPEARLTFSPSAVKAECTCGSQACVHVLAAIDTALLWLRQPWTDAFGETLEELVRPEWERTLRALERAVDEAPGGGPAGAEISWRLEVIDGYGVELAPYVHRRNKKGQLTTGARVTRRRLLQEFGSQLSPSDARLAALLPETAAPASRELLFELVNHPRIYMDDSPQLVSIERAQVGLVAEDQNGTVVIHAGVDGAALSKAMVDRIRRSKPEEGLYLWDAGARHLTVLDVGPEARALLAVLQRHGNAFPPESHGPLLEKLSKFSLRLPVAMPRGVMGEQLPPLNLPVLRLELQLDGQVRLDVRVRPLPDSRSFTPGEGPRDVLVRRGTAPLHAVRDFARERALAESVVSQLRLDTTAAPLESAFGFTLGNAQSALRLIKARDALEPRPELEWIGTSLRLLSARGPGDLRVTVGRKRHWFGVLGELAVQGERVELARLLDAARRKERFVQVEGQGHTYVEIEDALRQHLERLSDHAYLSRHGLEVGPSATEALSALGSAGAQVDADAAWRSLAERIFAAKELKPRVPATLKTELRDYQHEGFRWLTRLASWNAGGVLADDMGLGKTVQALAVLLERSKLGPALVLAPTSVAFNWMDEAKRFAPSLRMKLFADEEDRGGTLERLGPRDVLVLSYGLLTRDIERLSAIRFSTLVFDEAQTLKNAATHRVRAARALQGDFKFALSGTPLENHLGELWSLFAVVFPELLGSWEAFRERFAAPIEKGIDPTAAPALARVLQPFLLRRTKAQVEAQLPARTDVRVPVVLSAEEWQLYEDARLAALSDLETNKHVLREQERRVEVLAALTRLRLLASHPRLYDPESTVESSKLERLMELVQELRAEGHRALVFSQFTSHLALVREVLDARGIRYEYLDGQTPQGARGERVRAFQEGDAPLFLISLKAGGFGLNLTAATSVIHLDPWWNPAVEDQASDRAHRIGQDRPVTVYRLVARGTIEEQMLSLHEHKRALVAGVLEGKDQAGRLTSKELLALLSRKLAPPVDSGEPPPTRH; this comes from the coding sequence ATGCCCGCGGAGCTCGCACGGCCCCCTTCCCCGCCCTCGCAGGAGGCCGGAGGTCCTCCTTTCGACACGGACAGCGCGCTGCTCACGTGGCTCAAGGCCCACGGCATCGAGCACGTCACCCGCCTCAGCCTCGTGATGCTCGGCCCCCGCATCGAGGCCGCGCTGGTGCCGCAGTTCCGCATGGCCATCGCCGGGCGCCGGCTGGTGGAGCTGGCCAGCGCGGAGTCCCTGGCCCGCTGGACGTCCGAGGCCCAGCCGTCCCCGAAGATGAAGGACCTGCTGCCCCGCCTCGCCTGCCGCTTCCTCGAAGATGAGCGCGCCGCCGCCGAGGATGCCCGGACGGCAGTCCCCGAGCGCCTGCGGCCTCCAGAAGAGCCCCGCACCCACCCCATCCACCGCCTCCTGATGGAGCTGCGCTCCCGACTCCCTGTCGGCGTGGCTCCACGGCCCCAGCGCTGGCTGTCCGCCGAGGCGCTCCAGCACGACGCCCAGCTCCCCGGCTTCCGCCTCAAGGAGGCGCGCTGCTCGGAGCTTCCCGTCGGCGCCGTCGCCGGCTTCATCCTCCCCGAGGCGCGCCTCACCTTCTCCCCGTCCGCCGTGAAGGCCGAGTGCACCTGCGGCTCACAGGCCTGCGTGCACGTCCTCGCCGCCATCGACACCGCCCTGCTCTGGCTGCGCCAGCCGTGGACGGACGCCTTCGGCGAGACGCTCGAGGAGCTGGTGCGCCCCGAGTGGGAGCGCACGCTGCGGGCCCTGGAGCGCGCCGTCGACGAGGCCCCCGGTGGCGGCCCCGCTGGCGCGGAGATCTCCTGGCGCCTGGAGGTCATCGACGGGTACGGCGTGGAGCTCGCCCCCTACGTACACCGGCGCAACAAGAAGGGGCAGCTCACCACCGGCGCCCGCGTCACCCGGCGGCGGCTGCTCCAGGAGTTCGGCTCCCAGCTCTCCCCGTCCGACGCGCGCCTCGCCGCGCTGCTGCCGGAGACGGCGGCGCCCGCCTCGCGCGAGCTGCTCTTCGAGCTGGTCAACCACCCGCGCATCTACATGGACGACTCGCCGCAGCTCGTGAGCATCGAGCGCGCCCAGGTGGGGCTCGTCGCGGAGGACCAGAACGGCACCGTCGTCATCCACGCGGGCGTCGACGGCGCCGCGCTCTCCAAGGCCATGGTGGACCGCATCCGCAGGTCGAAGCCCGAGGAGGGGCTCTACCTGTGGGACGCGGGCGCGCGCCACCTCACCGTGCTCGACGTGGGCCCGGAGGCCCGCGCGCTCCTCGCGGTGCTCCAGCGCCACGGCAACGCCTTCCCCCCGGAGAGCCACGGCCCGCTGCTGGAGAAGCTGTCGAAGTTCTCCCTGCGCCTGCCCGTGGCCATGCCCCGCGGCGTCATGGGCGAGCAGCTCCCCCCGCTGAACCTGCCGGTGCTGCGGCTCGAGCTCCAGCTCGACGGCCAGGTGCGGCTGGACGTGCGCGTGCGTCCGCTGCCCGACAGCCGCTCCTTCACCCCAGGCGAGGGCCCGCGCGACGTGCTGGTGCGGCGCGGCACGGCCCCGCTGCACGCGGTGCGCGACTTCGCCCGCGAGCGCGCGCTCGCCGAGTCCGTGGTGTCCCAGCTCCGGCTCGACACCACCGCCGCGCCGCTGGAGTCCGCCTTCGGCTTCACGCTGGGCAACGCCCAGAGCGCGCTCCGGCTCATCAAGGCCCGCGACGCGCTGGAGCCCCGGCCGGAGCTGGAGTGGATTGGCACCTCGCTGCGGCTCCTCTCCGCGCGCGGCCCCGGGGACTTGCGCGTGACGGTGGGCCGCAAGCGCCACTGGTTCGGCGTGCTCGGGGAGCTGGCCGTGCAGGGCGAGCGCGTGGAGCTGGCCCGCCTGCTGGATGCCGCGCGCCGCAAGGAGCGCTTCGTCCAGGTCGAGGGCCAGGGCCACACCTACGTGGAAATCGAAGACGCCCTGCGCCAGCACCTGGAGCGGCTGTCGGACCATGCGTACCTGTCGCGCCATGGCCTGGAGGTGGGGCCCTCCGCGACGGAGGCGCTGAGCGCGCTGGGCAGCGCGGGGGCCCAGGTAGACGCGGACGCGGCGTGGCGCTCGCTCGCCGAGCGCATCTTCGCCGCGAAGGAGCTGAAGCCCCGCGTCCCCGCCACCCTGAAGACGGAGCTGCGCGACTACCAGCACGAGGGCTTCCGCTGGCTCACGCGGCTGGCATCGTGGAACGCGGGCGGCGTGCTCGCGGACGACATGGGCCTGGGCAAGACGGTGCAGGCGCTGGCCGTGCTGCTGGAGCGCTCGAAGCTCGGCCCCGCCCTGGTGCTGGCGCCCACGTCGGTGGCCTTCAACTGGATGGACGAGGCGAAGCGCTTCGCCCCCTCGCTGCGGATGAAGCTCTTCGCGGACGAGGAGGACCGGGGCGGCACGCTGGAGCGGCTGGGGCCCAGGGACGTCCTCGTCCTCAGCTACGGCCTGCTCACCCGGGACATCGAGCGGCTGTCCGCCATCCGCTTCTCCACCCTCGTCTTCGACGAGGCCCAGACGCTGAAGAACGCGGCCACCCACCGCGTGCGCGCCGCGCGGGCGCTCCAGGGGGACTTCAAGTTCGCTCTCTCCGGCACGCCGCTGGAGAACCACCTGGGCGAGCTGTGGAGCCTGTTCGCCGTCGTCTTCCCCGAGCTGCTCGGCAGCTGGGAGGCGTTCCGCGAGCGCTTCGCCGCGCCGATTGAGAAGGGCATCGACCCGACGGCGGCGCCCGCGCTGGCCCGGGTGCTCCAGCCCTTCCTGCTGCGGCGCACCAAGGCGCAGGTGGAGGCGCAGCTCCCCGCCCGCACCGACGTGCGCGTCCCCGTCGTCCTGTCCGCCGAGGAGTGGCAGCTCTACGAGGACGCCCGCCTGGCCGCCCTGTCCGACCTGGAGACGAACAAGCACGTCCTGCGCGAGCAGGAGCGGCGCGTCGAAGTGCTGGCCGCCCTCACCCGGCTGCGCCTGCTGGCCTCGCACCCCCGGCTCTATGACCCGGAGTCCACGGTGGAGTCCTCCAAGCTGGAGCGGCTGATGGAGCTGGTCCAGGAGCTGCGAGCCGAGGGCCACCGGGCGCTCGTCTTCAGCCAGTTCACCTCGCACCTGGCCCTGGTGCGGGAGGTGCTGGACGCCCGCGGCATCCGCTACGAGTACCTGGACGGGCAGACGCCCCAGGGCGCCCGGGGGGAGCGGGTGCGCGCCTTCCAGGAGGGGGACGCGCCACTGTTCCTCATCTCACTGAAGGCCGGCGGCTTCGGGCTCAACCTCACCGCCGCCACCAGCGTCATCCACCTGGACCCGTGGTGGAACCCGGCCGTGGAGGACCAGGCGTCAGACCGCGCGCACCGCATCGGCCAGGACCGCCCCGTCACCGTCTACCGGCTGGTGGCGCGCGGCACCATCGAGGAGCAGATGCTCTCCCTCCACGAGCACAAGCGCGCGCTGGTGGCCGGGGTGCTCGAAGGAAAGGACCAGGCGGGCCGGCTCACCTCGAAGGAGCTGCTCGCCCTGCTCTCCCGGAAGCTCGCGCCCCCCGTCGACTCCGGGGAGCCGCCTCCGACGCGACACTGA
- a CDS encoding sensor histidine kinase produces the protein MAAGSRDGASQRWLWPVLVLAGYTVLALVYGAQLSVYRASRGEPVSFGETLLVGGIEWYGWAVLTPFILAVARRVRATGRPWPIQLALHLPPSLFFAAAHMALHAIFRQLLMDPPGGWPGAWAYFTWMLSKTTDFDVLVYLSVVGLDAALRYSRQVREEALRSSQLEAQLAQAQLHLLRSQLRPHFLFNTLHAISALMHRDVNAADRMVGQLSELLRASLERDGRHEVPLSEELDLLAPYLDIERTRFSDRLQVELDVAADARDAMVPPLLLQPLVENAIRHGIAPRRGPGRVQVRATRAGERLSVEVRDDGIGPPSGGLDGLREGIGLGSTRARLERLYGPAHTLTLEANAPRGFVVCVSLPYRSVRA, from the coding sequence ATGGCGGCGGGCTCGCGGGACGGCGCCTCCCAGCGCTGGCTGTGGCCGGTGCTGGTGCTGGCCGGGTACACGGTGCTGGCGCTGGTGTACGGCGCACAGCTCTCCGTCTATCGCGCGTCGCGGGGCGAGCCCGTCAGCTTCGGTGAGACGCTGCTGGTGGGCGGCATCGAGTGGTACGGCTGGGCCGTCCTCACGCCCTTCATCCTCGCCGTCGCCCGCCGCGTCCGTGCCACCGGGCGCCCCTGGCCCATCCAGCTCGCCCTCCACCTGCCGCCGAGCCTCTTCTTCGCTGCGGCCCACATGGCCCTGCACGCCATCTTCCGCCAACTCCTCATGGACCCGCCCGGAGGCTGGCCCGGCGCGTGGGCCTACTTCACCTGGATGCTGTCGAAGACGACGGACTTCGACGTCCTCGTGTACCTCTCCGTGGTGGGGCTGGATGCGGCCCTGCGCTACTCGCGGCAGGTGCGTGAGGAGGCCCTGCGCTCCTCGCAGCTGGAGGCGCAGCTCGCCCAGGCCCAGCTCCACCTGCTGCGCAGCCAGCTCCGGCCGCACTTCCTCTTCAACACGCTGCACGCCATCTCCGCCCTCATGCACCGCGATGTGAATGCCGCGGACCGCATGGTGGGCCAGCTCAGCGAGCTGCTGCGCGCCAGCCTGGAGCGCGACGGCCGCCACGAGGTGCCTCTCTCCGAGGAGCTGGACCTGCTCGCGCCCTATCTCGACATCGAGCGCACCCGCTTCTCCGATCGGCTCCAGGTCGAGCTGGACGTGGCCGCCGACGCACGCGACGCAATGGTGCCGCCCCTGCTCCTCCAGCCCCTGGTGGAGAACGCCATCCGCCACGGCATCGCCCCACGCCGGGGCCCCGGCCGCGTCCAGGTCCGCGCCACCCGCGCCGGGGAGCGGCTGTCCGTCGAGGTCCGCGACGACGGCATCGGTCCGCCCTCCGGTGGCCTGGACGGCCTGCGCGAGGGCATCGGCCTGGGCTCCACCCGCGCCCGGCTGGAGCGGCTCTACGGGCCCGCGCACACGCTGACGCTGGAGGCCAACGCCCCACGCGGGTTCGTCGTCTGCGTCTCGCTGCCCTACCGGAGTGTCCGCGCGTGA